A single region of the Marinobacter salinisoli genome encodes:
- a CDS encoding PhoH family protein, whose product MYVLDTNVLIHDPNALLNFEEHDVIIPMTVLEELDNLKSGKQAVAADCRQAIRNIDKLLGDATPKDIEKGVPIVRAEKAEPLGRLLILMSAQQSETHSLPEHLNDNKIINTLAALQDKHEGHEIILVSKDINMRLKARGFGVEAQDYHNDQLLDDIDLLPKGYHEFPNSFWDTIEKVETVQREGITEHILKREGTLALLHINEFVIDEQGFVGRVTDLSADQIVIRDLHQHDLMDEEVWGLVPRDIYQSLALNLLLDPDVHLVNLTGSAGSGKTILALAACIEMTVASKLYKRIIATRSTQGLDEDIGFLPGTEAEKMEPWLGAIVDNLEALHEDDENMTASVDYILSKVPLHFKSMNYIRGRSFQHSLIIIDESQNLTPHQIKTIITRAGNGSKVICLGNLAQIDTPYLSSLSSGLTYMTERFKNFRHGGHIHLQGVPRSALAEYAEANL is encoded by the coding sequence ATGTATGTCCTCGACACCAACGTCCTGATTCACGATCCCAACGCCCTCCTGAATTTTGAAGAACACGATGTCATCATCCCGATGACCGTCCTTGAAGAACTCGACAACCTCAAATCCGGTAAACAGGCCGTTGCCGCGGACTGCCGCCAGGCCATCCGGAACATCGACAAGCTGCTTGGCGATGCCACCCCAAAAGACATTGAAAAAGGCGTCCCCATTGTCCGGGCCGAAAAAGCAGAGCCACTGGGTCGACTGCTGATTCTGATGAGTGCGCAACAGTCGGAAACCCATTCGCTGCCCGAACACCTGAACGACAACAAGATCATCAACACGCTCGCGGCCCTGCAGGACAAGCACGAAGGTCACGAGATTATCCTGGTCAGTAAAGACATCAATATGCGCCTGAAAGCGCGCGGCTTTGGCGTCGAGGCACAGGACTACCACAACGACCAGTTACTGGACGACATTGATCTTCTGCCCAAGGGCTACCACGAGTTCCCCAATTCCTTCTGGGACACGATTGAAAAGGTCGAAACCGTCCAGCGCGAAGGCATCACCGAGCACATTCTCAAGCGTGAGGGCACGCTGGCCCTGCTGCATATCAACGAATTCGTGATCGACGAACAGGGATTCGTCGGCCGGGTCACCGACTTGTCGGCGGACCAGATTGTCATCCGCGACCTTCACCAGCATGACCTTATGGACGAGGAGGTCTGGGGTCTGGTGCCACGGGACATCTACCAGTCTCTGGCGCTGAACCTGTTACTGGATCCGGATGTCCATCTGGTCAACCTGACCGGCTCCGCTGGCTCAGGCAAAACCATTCTGGCGCTGGCAGCCTGTATTGAAATGACCGTGGCGAGCAAGCTCTACAAGCGCATCATAGCCACCCGTTCCACTCAGGGCCTGGATGAGGACATTGGCTTTTTACCGGGTACAGAAGCCGAGAAGATGGAGCCTTGGCTGGGTGCGATCGTGGACAACCTCGAAGCCCTGCACGAGGACGACGAGAACATGACAGCGAGCGTGGATTACATTCTCAGCAAGGTGCCGCTGCACTTCAAATCGATGAATTACATCCGCGGCCGCAGCTTCCAGCACAGCCTGATCATCATTGATGAATCGCAGAACCTGACGCCCCACCAGATCAAAACCATCATTACCCGGGCGGGTAATGGCTCTAAAGTGATCTGCCTGGGCAACCTGGCGCAGATCGATACCCCGTACCTGAGTTCGCTGAGCTCGGGCCTGACTTACATGACAGAGCGTTTCAAGAACTTCCGTCACGGCGGACACATCCACTTGCAGGGTGTCCCCCGTTCGGCTCTGGCCGAATACGCCGAAGCCAACCTTTGA
- the minD gene encoding septum site-determining protein MinD, with protein sequence MARIIVVTSGKGGVGKTTTSASISTGLAKRGHKTVVIDFDVGLRNLDLIMNCERRVVYDFVNVIQGEASLTQALIRDKRVENLYILPASQTREKEALTKDGVERVINELSDSFDYIVCDSPAGIEHGALMALYYADEAVVVTNPEVSSVRDSDRILGILQSKSRRAEMGQDPVKEHLLLTRYNPGRVERGEMLSVADVEEILAIPLLGVIPESQVVLNASNQGVPVILEEESDAGQAYDDAVSRLLGEEREHRFMTAQKKGFFSRMFKGG encoded by the coding sequence TTGGCTAGAATCATTGTCGTCACCTCAGGAAAAGGCGGCGTTGGCAAAACCACCACCAGCGCCTCAATCAGCACCGGTCTTGCCAAGCGCGGCCACAAAACGGTTGTTATCGATTTTGATGTGGGCCTGCGCAACCTGGACCTGATCATGAACTGCGAGCGACGGGTCGTTTACGACTTCGTCAACGTCATTCAGGGTGAGGCCTCCCTGACTCAGGCCCTGATCCGCGACAAGCGGGTCGAAAACCTGTACATCCTGCCGGCCTCTCAGACCCGCGAAAAGGAAGCCCTGACCAAAGACGGTGTGGAACGAGTGATTAACGAACTGTCCGACAGTTTCGACTACATCGTGTGCGATTCGCCGGCTGGCATCGAGCACGGCGCCCTGATGGCCCTGTATTACGCCGACGAAGCCGTTGTCGTCACTAACCCGGAAGTCTCATCGGTACGGGATTCGGATCGCATTCTCGGGATTCTCCAGAGCAAGTCCCGCCGGGCCGAAATGGGCCAGGATCCGGTTAAGGAACACCTGCTGCTGACCCGCTACAACCCGGGACGAGTAGAGCGCGGCGAAATGCTATCTGTCGCCGATGTCGAAGAAATTCTCGCCATCCCGCTACTGGGTGTCATCCCGGAAAGCCAGGTTGTCCTGAACGCTTCCAACCAGGGCGTTCCGGTCATCCTTGAAGAAGAGAGTGACGCCGGACAGGCCTATGATGACGCAGTAAGTCGCCTGCTGGGTGAGGAGCGCGAACACCGCTTCATGACCGCGCAGAAGAAAGGCTTCTTCTCGCGCATGTTCAAGGGAGGTTAA
- the minC gene encoding septum site-determining protein MinC produces the protein MTDNANTGVTQVFQLKSANLSMTALELHFFDNDEFEATLRDKISQAPGFFKDIPIIIGLEKYQGPDSELDFFKIIGICRRHHMHVVGVRGGTDDQRRLARGASLALLPAAAQRERVEEPKPAAEDTSNEEVAVTQPVVETRSGEAVPARVVSQPVRSGQQVYAPEGDLIILASVQPGAEVLAAGNIHVYGPLRGRALAGIHGAENARIFCQSLEAELVSIAGHYKISEDLQNDGWKSAVQIQQKDDLLVVMPLDKA, from the coding sequence ATGACCGATAACGCCAACACTGGGGTTACACAGGTTTTTCAGCTCAAAAGCGCCAACCTTTCAATGACCGCACTGGAGCTGCACTTTTTCGATAACGATGAGTTTGAAGCCACACTTCGGGACAAAATCAGTCAGGCTCCCGGTTTCTTCAAGGATATTCCGATCATCATCGGCCTGGAAAAGTATCAGGGCCCGGACAGCGAGCTGGATTTCTTCAAAATCATCGGCATTTGCCGGCGCCACCACATGCATGTCGTGGGTGTTCGTGGTGGAACCGACGACCAACGCCGGCTGGCGCGGGGAGCGTCACTCGCTCTGTTGCCGGCGGCGGCGCAGCGTGAACGCGTCGAAGAACCAAAACCTGCCGCAGAGGACACCAGCAATGAAGAGGTTGCTGTCACTCAGCCGGTGGTTGAGACCAGGTCCGGCGAGGCAGTGCCCGCCCGGGTGGTGTCGCAGCCGGTACGTTCCGGCCAGCAGGTTTATGCGCCCGAGGGCGACCTGATTATTCTTGCCTCGGTTCAGCCAGGGGCTGAAGTGCTCGCGGCAGGCAATATTCACGTTTACGGACCGCTGCGCGGCAGAGCCCTGGCCGGCATTCACGGCGCGGAAAACGCGCGCATATTCTGCCAATCTCTGGAAGCGGAGCTTGTGTCCATTGCCGGACACTATAAAATTTCAGAAGATCTTCAGAACGACGGCTGGAAAAGCGCCGTTCAAATCCAGCAAAAGGACGATTTGCTGGTGGTAATGCCACTAGACAAAGCCTGA
- a CDS encoding succinylglutamate desuccinylase/aspartoacylase family protein, producing the protein MAREPFEIAGTQIKPGTRETVEVPVAKLYTHTPLHIPVEVIHGRRDGPVLMVCGAIHGDEINGVEIIRRVLKNSALRHLRGTLVAVPIVNIFGFVQRTRYLPDRRDLNRCFPGSESGSLGGRIAYLLRTQIMEKVTHIIDLHTGAIHRFNLPQIRAELNNSETERMANAFGAPIIIKAGLREGSLRAYADSLDIPVITFEGGEALRFDEVVISSGSKGVIRVMRELGMIPIKKAPKAPRSRSETAATSQWVRADIDGIMRPIAWLGQKVRKGQRLAMVADPFGESEAAVLSPCSGIVICVNNLPLVNEGEAIYHIARFDELGEAEKAMDYFRSSFENEGSEAVVPVHPWDDLQR; encoded by the coding sequence ATGGCTCGTGAGCCATTTGAAATTGCAGGAACGCAGATCAAGCCGGGTACCCGGGAAACGGTGGAAGTTCCGGTTGCAAAGCTCTACACCCACACGCCCCTGCATATTCCGGTAGAGGTGATTCATGGCCGTCGTGACGGCCCTGTACTGATGGTCTGTGGGGCGATTCACGGCGACGAGATCAATGGTGTGGAGATCATCCGCCGGGTGCTCAAAAATTCGGCGCTCCGGCACCTGCGGGGAACGTTGGTGGCGGTTCCCATCGTCAATATCTTCGGTTTCGTCCAGCGCACCCGCTACCTGCCCGACCGTCGCGATCTCAACCGCTGCTTCCCCGGCAGCGAGAGCGGCTCGCTCGGCGGTCGTATCGCCTATCTGCTGCGCACGCAGATCATGGAGAAGGTCACGCACATCATCGATTTGCACACCGGGGCCATTCACCGCTTCAACCTGCCCCAGATTCGTGCCGAGTTGAACAACTCAGAAACCGAGCGAATGGCGAATGCCTTCGGCGCTCCGATCATCATCAAGGCGGGTCTGCGCGAGGGAAGCCTGCGGGCCTACGCCGATTCCCTCGACATCCCTGTGATCACCTTCGAGGGTGGCGAGGCCCTGCGCTTCGATGAGGTGGTGATCAGTAGCGGTTCGAAGGGGGTCATCCGGGTGATGCGGGAGCTGGGTATGATCCCGATAAAAAAGGCGCCGAAAGCGCCCAGAAGCCGATCCGAAACCGCTGCGACCTCCCAGTGGGTGCGGGCCGACATTGACGGCATCATGCGGCCGATTGCCTGGCTGGGGCAGAAAGTCCGCAAGGGGCAGCGGCTTGCCATGGTCGCTGACCCCTTCGGAGAGTCAGAAGCGGCTGTGCTGTCACCCTGTTCCGGCATTGTGATCTGTGTGAATAACCTGCCCTTGGTGAATGAGGGCGAGGCCATCTACCACATCGCCCGTTTCGACGAACTCGGGGAAGCGGAGAAGGCGATGGACTATTTCCGCAGTTCGTTTGAGAACGAGGGCTCCGAGGCCGTGGTGCCGGTGCACCCGTGGGATGACCTGCAACGATAA
- a CDS encoding CBS domain-containing protein, with amino-acid sequence MTVLAYEIMTPSIKAVPQAWTMDRLARFLIDNEITGSPVTNDHGDIVGIVTLKDITEFRWNANRSDTDCKLTPEEEEEARRLRMFIFEEMSKVPVEVRDIMTPSVLSVDEQTPVHDIADTMMREHLHRIFVKKGKKIIGIITTYDMLKLISDKELMQRCAL; translated from the coding sequence ATGACGGTTCTCGCTTACGAGATCATGACTCCCAGTATCAAGGCGGTCCCTCAGGCCTGGACGATGGACCGGCTCGCCCGCTTCCTCATCGACAATGAAATCACCGGCAGCCCGGTCACCAACGACCACGGCGACATCGTCGGGATAGTCACCCTGAAAGACATTACGGAATTTCGCTGGAATGCCAATCGATCTGACACCGACTGCAAACTGACTCCGGAAGAAGAGGAAGAGGCCCGGCGCCTTCGAATGTTCATTTTCGAGGAAATGAGCAAAGTCCCGGTGGAAGTACGGGACATCATGACCCCCAGCGTCCTTTCCGTTGACGAACAGACTCCGGTGCACGACATCGCCGACACCATGATGCGCGAACACCTGCACCGGATTTTTGTTAAAAAGGGAAAAAAAATAATCGGGATAATAACCACATACGATATGCTCAAGTTAATCTCAGACAAGGAACTGATGCAGCGATGTGCCCTGTAG
- a CDS encoding HopJ type III effector protein has product MTVNEAVRIHLASLAAGHADFAETLALIERHFDYQPTAFHNGPLTNAPGENAGSCRVFALGRYCNLAESDTLRLFAEHYRQVVEDPSGSSHANIRQFISTGWSGIRFDADPLRPRQTQNTTEEKHP; this is encoded by the coding sequence GTGACCGTCAACGAAGCAGTGCGCATCCATCTGGCGTCACTGGCGGCGGGGCATGCTGATTTTGCCGAAACCCTGGCTCTGATCGAACGGCATTTCGACTATCAGCCCACAGCGTTTCACAACGGCCCGCTGACCAATGCCCCCGGCGAAAACGCCGGTTCCTGCCGGGTTTTCGCCCTGGGGCGCTATTGCAACCTGGCAGAGTCCGATACGCTAAGGCTGTTTGCCGAGCACTATCGGCAAGTCGTCGAAGACCCGTCCGGCAGCAGTCATGCCAACATTCGGCAGTTTATCAGCACTGGCTGGTCGGGCATTCGATTCGACGCCGACCCCCTCAGGCCGCGACAAACGCAAAATACCACGGAAGAGAAACACCCATGA
- a CDS encoding secondary thiamine-phosphate synthase enzyme YjbQ, with amino-acid sequence MIWDQATIELSPMPRGFHLVTDDVLAQAPDLTCCEVGLLHLFIQHTSASLAVNENADPDVRGDLERHFNVMVPENAPHYAHVMEGPDDMPAHIKSILIGPSLTLPIHRGRLALGIWQGIYLCEHRDSAGGRRIVATLQGRR; translated from the coding sequence ATGATCTGGGATCAAGCCACAATTGAGCTTTCGCCCATGCCGCGAGGCTTTCATCTGGTGACGGATGACGTACTGGCTCAGGCTCCCGACCTGACCTGCTGTGAGGTCGGGTTGCTGCATCTGTTTATCCAGCACACCTCGGCTTCGCTGGCGGTGAATGAAAACGCTGATCCGGATGTGCGTGGTGATCTGGAGCGGCATTTCAATGTCATGGTGCCGGAAAACGCACCCCACTACGCCCATGTCATGGAAGGCCCCGACGACATGCCGGCGCACATCAAAAGTATCCTGATCGGGCCGTCGCTGACCCTCCCCATCCACCGTGGCCGGCTGGCGCTCGGTATCTGGCAGGGTATCTACCTTTGTGAACATCGGGACAGCGCCGGAGGCCGGCGCATTGTTGCCACCCTGCAGGGGCGCAGGTAA
- a CDS encoding START domain-containing protein, with protein sequence MRTTKAHSITGWIAAMGATLLATVFSASSVSAQLPAEDAKDWKLREEVGNIRVYTVDQTDSSFKAFKAEALLDTPIENLMAVMINPESCLEWVHNCIESYAFGEGNFHDRYAYSVNNMPWPVTDRDYVLRIQTRGNRASGEVIMDLNAIPNQRREFDGRIRVDRSDTFYRFIPRGDQTKMIWIQHTDPNGSLPGWLVNSLLVDIPVRSLQALEKVAQKPHYQGFELVYDDAGQLISVRHSTE encoded by the coding sequence ATGAGAACTACCAAAGCCCATAGCATTACGGGCTGGATCGCGGCGATGGGCGCCACCTTACTGGCCACTGTTTTCTCCGCCTCCTCTGTCAGTGCGCAATTACCCGCGGAAGACGCCAAGGACTGGAAACTCCGCGAAGAAGTCGGCAACATCCGCGTATACACCGTCGACCAGACCGACTCAAGCTTCAAAGCATTCAAAGCAGAAGCCCTGCTGGACACGCCCATCGAAAACCTGATGGCCGTGATGATCAACCCCGAGTCTTGCCTGGAATGGGTCCACAACTGCATCGAATCCTACGCTTTTGGTGAGGGCAACTTCCACGATCGCTACGCTTACTCCGTCAACAACATGCCCTGGCCGGTGACCGACCGCGACTACGTACTTCGCATCCAAACCCGAGGCAACCGGGCATCCGGCGAAGTGATCATGGACCTTAACGCTATACCCAACCAGCGGAGAGAATTTGACGGTCGCATCCGTGTCGACCGCTCAGACACCTTTTATCGGTTTATTCCCAGGGGCGACCAGACCAAGATGATCTGGATTCAACACACTGACCCGAACGGCTCGCTGCCGGGCTGGCTGGTCAACTCTCTGCTGGTGGATATTCCCGTTCGCTCCTTGCAGGCCCTGGAGAAAGTTGCGCAGAAGCCTCACTACCAGGGTTTCGAACTGGTGTACGACGACGCCGGACAGCTAATCAGCGTTCGTCATTCCACCGAATAG
- the minE gene encoding cell division topological specificity factor MinE, with the protein MSFLDYFRGSKKNTANVAKERLQIIVAHERGQREQPDYLPQLQQELLNVIRKYVQISDDMVQVEVDRNDNFSVLELNVTLPER; encoded by the coding sequence ATGAGCTTCCTTGATTACTTTCGGGGCAGTAAGAAGAACACGGCCAACGTGGCCAAGGAGCGTCTGCAAATTATCGTCGCGCACGAGCGCGGCCAGCGCGAGCAACCGGACTATTTACCCCAGCTGCAGCAGGAGCTGCTCAATGTCATCCGCAAGTACGTTCAAATCAGTGATGACATGGTACAGGTCGAGGTTGATCGCAACGACAACTTTTCGGTTCTGGAATTAAACGTCACTCTGCCGGAACGTTAA
- a CDS encoding TRAP transporter permease: MAADTHPKDTSTPLPEDSDHMLAHDVDEEPVEANRRLFTGGLLKLVTFLAVAYSAFHLYTLNIAPLETWSFRIVHIAGALVLGFILYAGARFVTIEEEWHRRRWTTWGGAVLMLPALYAGYQVYVFYGMVQSGTLRIPAELEGWHFGWPLLAATGLGIILSWFHQRDRARFSLPDLVLVVCSLVVAGYLLVVYNTSMRMSTGTSFAPIGISFAAVAGTALIMELTRRVAGLALVVIGLVFLTYVFAGPYLPGFLGYPGLSVQRFFSQVYTDAGILGPTTAVSSTYIILFIIFAAFLQASKVGDYFVNFAFAAAGRSRGGPAKVAIFASGLMGMINGTSAGNVVSTGSLTIPLMKRVGYSKKSAGAVEAAASTGGQIMPPIMGAGAFIMAEITGIPYTEIAIAAIIPAILYFASVFFMVDFEAKKLGMRGMREDELPNLRRLLKQVYLFIPIVILIVALFQGYSVIRAGTLATVSAAVVSWLSPNKMGLRGILNALEIASYMSVQIIAVCAAAGVIVGVISLTGVGARFSVLLLDLAEASQLLALIFAMLISILLGMGMPTTAAYAVAASVVAPGLVQLGIDPLTAHFFVFYFAVVSAITPPVALASYAAAGISGANAMETSVASFRIGIAAFIVPFMFFYNSALLMDAGWFETLRALVTATFGVYLLSGGVLGWFGRAAAPWLVRILLIASALLMIEGGAWTDLGGIALAVVAFLLQRQRAAKVATA, translated from the coding sequence ATGGCCGCAGACACGCATCCGAAAGACACCAGTACCCCTTTGCCCGAAGACAGTGATCATATGCTGGCCCACGATGTGGACGAGGAGCCGGTGGAGGCCAATCGACGCCTGTTTACTGGCGGGTTGCTCAAGCTGGTGACCTTTCTCGCCGTCGCTTACTCCGCATTTCACCTGTACACCCTGAATATCGCCCCGCTGGAAACCTGGTCCTTCCGCATTGTGCACATCGCTGGCGCGTTGGTGCTGGGTTTTATCCTTTACGCGGGTGCCCGTTTTGTCACCATCGAAGAGGAATGGCATCGTCGCCGCTGGACCACCTGGGGAGGTGCCGTATTGATGTTGCCGGCCTTGTACGCGGGGTATCAGGTCTACGTTTTCTACGGCATGGTTCAGAGCGGCACGCTGCGGATTCCCGCGGAACTGGAAGGCTGGCACTTCGGCTGGCCCCTGCTGGCGGCTACCGGGCTGGGCATTATCTTGAGCTGGTTTCATCAGCGCGACCGTGCCCGTTTCAGCTTGCCGGATCTGGTTCTGGTGGTGTGCTCCCTGGTCGTGGCAGGCTACCTGCTGGTGGTGTACAACACCTCCATGCGGATGTCGACGGGGACATCCTTTGCGCCGATCGGCATTTCGTTTGCCGCCGTCGCCGGCACGGCGCTTATCATGGAGCTTACCCGTCGGGTCGCGGGCTTGGCTCTGGTCGTGATTGGCCTGGTTTTTCTGACCTATGTCTTTGCCGGGCCCTATCTGCCCGGCTTTCTGGGGTATCCGGGGCTGTCTGTGCAGCGCTTTTTCAGTCAGGTTTACACGGACGCCGGTATTCTGGGGCCGACGACAGCCGTGTCGTCGACCTATATCATTCTGTTCATCATCTTCGCGGCGTTTCTTCAGGCGTCGAAGGTGGGGGACTACTTTGTCAACTTCGCCTTTGCCGCAGCGGGCCGATCCCGTGGCGGCCCCGCCAAGGTGGCCATTTTTGCCTCTGGCCTGATGGGGATGATCAACGGCACCAGTGCCGGTAACGTGGTGTCCACGGGGTCCCTGACCATCCCGCTGATGAAACGGGTGGGCTATAGCAAGAAGTCCGCGGGCGCGGTCGAAGCGGCAGCATCAACCGGTGGGCAGATCATGCCGCCGATCATGGGCGCCGGCGCCTTTATCATGGCCGAGATCACCGGTATTCCGTATACCGAGATTGCCATTGCCGCCATTATTCCCGCTATTCTCTATTTCGCATCCGTGTTCTTCATGGTGGACTTCGAGGCCAAGAAGCTCGGCATGCGTGGCATGCGTGAGGATGAGCTGCCGAATCTGCGGCGCTTACTCAAACAGGTTTATCTGTTTATCCCGATCGTGATTTTGATCGTGGCGCTATTCCAGGGCTATTCGGTGATCCGAGCCGGAACACTGGCCACGGTTTCTGCGGCTGTGGTGAGCTGGTTGTCGCCCAACAAAATGGGGCTGCGTGGCATTCTCAATGCCCTGGAGATCGCCTCCTACATGTCGGTGCAGATCATCGCGGTGTGCGCTGCGGCAGGGGTGATCGTCGGGGTGATCTCGCTGACCGGGGTCGGCGCCCGTTTTTCCGTACTGTTACTGGATCTGGCGGAAGCCAGTCAGCTGCTGGCGCTGATTTTTGCCATGCTGATCTCGATCCTGCTGGGCATGGGGATGCCGACCACCGCTGCCTACGCGGTAGCTGCCTCGGTGGTGGCGCCGGGGCTGGTGCAGCTCGGGATTGACCCGCTGACCGCGCATTTCTTCGTGTTCTACTTCGCCGTGGTCTCGGCGATTACGCCGCCGGTGGCTCTGGCTTCCTATGCGGCCGCAGGTATCTCCGGTGCCAATGCCATGGAAACCTCGGTGGCGTCGTTCCGAATCGGCATTGCGGCGTTTATCGTGCCATTCATGTTCTTCTACAACAGCGCACTGTTGATGGATGCCGGCTGGTTTGAAACCCTGCGCGCACTGGTGACAGCAACCTTTGGAGTGTATTTGCTCTCGGGTGGGGTGCTGGGCTGGTTCGGCCGGGCGGCGGCGCCGTGGCTGGTCAGGATTTTGCTGATTGCATCGGCCCTGCTGATGATTGAGGGCGGAGCCTGGACGGATCTGGGTGGTATCGCGCTCGCGGTTGTCGCGTTCCTGCTACAGCGCCAGCGGGCGGCAAAGGTAGCGACCGCCTGA
- a CDS encoding DUF2804 domain-containing protein yields the protein MMVKKLVDESGRIAPGLCDGVVDEINYQAFDLRNAMDKPRSRLARRWRFNQFQFVSAMAPDWVFGMAIVDLKLVANGFFYLYDFASGTLHEQSFLAPLARGARIEPRPEQGASVFAKGDAVLSILPGGEGRSVRVKAPGDIRVDLTLHNDDDPLRLVSPAGYNGWVFTRKSAGLPVTGQVRWGQEVWRCDEGTRGSIDWSCGFMRRETAWNWACMAGQLPDGRSLGLNLAAGVNETGVTENALWLDGRCLKLGIARFDFDRQQPGKQWRVTTDDGRVDLMFEPAGVRQERLNVFVLASNFRQFIGTFSGFITHEGGERLAIASMRGLMEDHYARW from the coding sequence ATGATGGTCAAAAAACTGGTGGATGAGAGCGGCAGGATCGCGCCGGGCCTGTGCGACGGAGTGGTAGACGAGATCAACTACCAGGCATTCGACCTGCGCAATGCGATGGATAAGCCGCGCTCGCGGCTTGCGAGGCGTTGGCGGTTCAATCAGTTCCAGTTTGTCAGTGCCATGGCGCCAGACTGGGTGTTCGGCATGGCGATTGTCGATCTTAAATTGGTCGCCAACGGTTTTTTCTATCTGTACGACTTTGCCTCCGGAACGTTGCACGAACAGTCCTTTCTCGCGCCATTGGCTCGGGGCGCCCGAATCGAGCCCAGGCCGGAGCAGGGAGCTTCGGTTTTCGCCAAGGGCGATGCGGTACTCAGTATCCTCCCCGGTGGCGAAGGCAGATCAGTCCGGGTGAAGGCGCCCGGAGACATTCGGGTAGACCTGACCCTGCACAACGATGACGATCCACTGCGTTTGGTGTCGCCGGCGGGCTATAACGGCTGGGTCTTCACCCGAAAATCGGCGGGACTCCCGGTGACAGGGCAGGTGCGCTGGGGGCAGGAAGTCTGGCGCTGCGACGAGGGCACCCGGGGCTCAATTGACTGGAGCTGTGGTTTCATGCGCCGGGAGACGGCATGGAACTGGGCCTGTATGGCGGGGCAGTTGCCTGACGGGCGATCTCTGGGGCTGAATCTCGCTGCGGGAGTTAATGAAACCGGGGTGACGGAAAACGCCCTGTGGCTGGACGGCCGCTGCCTCAAGTTAGGGATCGCCCGCTTCGACTTTGATCGCCAACAGCCCGGCAAGCAATGGCGCGTCACAACGGACGATGGCCGGGTTGATCTCATGTTTGAGCCAGCAGGTGTGCGTCAGGAGCGGCTGAACGTGTTCGTGCTGGCGTCCAATTTCAGGCAGTTCATCGGCACCTTCAGCGGTTTTATTACCCACGAGGGCGGCGAGCGCCTCGCCATTGCCTCAATGCGCGGCCTGATGGAAGACCATTACGCCCGCTGGTAG
- a CDS encoding TAXI family TRAP transporter solute-binding subunit, with translation MKKQAILAALASTLVVATSVSAQDRDGWPESFTVGTASQGGTYFAYGSGWANFVAENLGVSGGGEITGGPMQNMALVHTGDLKFGLTTLGPASESMKGNSPLAPGMKMDNVCAMFPMYETPFSVTALASSGIKSISDIPDGATIGFGPAGSTSDTYFPRMMETLGVNFERRNGSWSDLGGQLQDGLIDVVAFAAGVPVPAVSQLEAQTDVNIISMTDEEAAKILEAFPVSEFEIQPGTYQSLEEPSRVVSMWNFAMVNCNVPESFVYEITKLTMENNDKMVSIHKAARHSVPENYDKNNVLPWHAGAARWFNENGYSIEESQIKQ, from the coding sequence ATGAAAAAACAAGCCATTTTGGCGGCGCTCGCGTCTACCCTCGTTGTTGCAACCTCTGTCTCTGCTCAGGATCGCGACGGCTGGCCGGAGAGCTTTACCGTGGGTACAGCCAGCCAGGGGGGAACCTATTTTGCGTATGGGTCTGGCTGGGCAAATTTCGTTGCCGAGAACCTGGGAGTGTCCGGCGGTGGAGAAATCACCGGTGGCCCGATGCAGAACATGGCCCTGGTACATACCGGTGATCTGAAGTTCGGCCTGACCACCCTTGGTCCGGCCAGCGAGTCCATGAAGGGCAACAGCCCGCTTGCCCCGGGGATGAAAATGGACAACGTATGCGCCATGTTCCCCATGTACGAAACCCCGTTTTCGGTTACCGCGCTGGCCAGTTCCGGCATCAAATCGATTTCCGATATCCCCGATGGCGCCACCATTGGCTTTGGCCCGGCAGGGTCCACCTCGGACACCTATTTCCCACGAATGATGGAAACCCTCGGTGTTAATTTCGAACGCCGTAATGGCAGTTGGTCGGATCTGGGCGGTCAGCTTCAGGATGGCCTGATTGATGTGGTGGCCTTTGCTGCCGGAGTTCCCGTACCGGCAGTGAGCCAGCTTGAGGCCCAGACGGATGTGAACATTATCAGCATGACTGACGAGGAAGCGGCGAAAATCCTCGAGGCTTTCCCAGTCTCTGAGTTCGAGATCCAGCCAGGTACCTACCAGTCCCTCGAGGAGCCCTCCCGGGTTGTCTCCATGTGGAACTTCGCCATGGTTAACTGTAATGTTCCGGAGAGCTTCGTGTACGAGATCACCAAGCTGACCATGGAAAACAATGACAAGATGGTGTCCATCCACAAGGCGGCGCGCCACTCCGTGCCCGAGAACTACGACAAGAACAACGTGCTGCCGTGGCACGCGGGAGCCGCTCGCTGGTTCAATGAAAACGGCTACTCCATCGAGGAAAGCCAGATCAAGCAGTAA